The following proteins are co-located in the Anas platyrhynchos isolate ZD024472 breed Pekin duck chromosome 1, IASCAAS_PekinDuck_T2T, whole genome shotgun sequence genome:
- the CHORDC1 gene encoding cysteine and histidine-rich domain-containing protein 1, protein MSLLCYNRGCGQRFDPETNTEDSCTYHPGVPVFHDALKGWSCCKRRTTDFSDFLSIVGCTKGHHNSEKPPEPVKPEVKTTSERKELAELKPKFQEHIIKAPKPLETIKRPSPDEPMTNLQLKVSASLKQALDKLKLSSENEEKKEEESDEIKIGTACKNAGCSKTYQGLHSTEDVCIYHSGVPIFHEGMKYWSCCKRKTSDFNTFLAQEGCTTGTHVWTKKDAGKKVVPCRHDWHQTGGEVTISIYAKNSVPDLSYVEANSTMLNIHIVFEGEKEFHRNVKLWGVIDVKRSYVNMTATKIEVTMRKAEPLLWASLELPVSNTEQKKENSDQ, encoded by the exons ATTCATGCACATATCATCCAGGTGTACCAGTCTTTCATGATGCTCTCAAA GGTTGGTCGTGTTGTAAGAGAAGAACAACAGACTTTTCTGACTTCTTAAGCATTGTG GGCTGTACAAAGGGTCACCATAATAGTGAGAAACCTCCTGAGCCTGTTAAACCAGAAGTCAAAACTACCTCTGAGCGAAAGGAACTAGCTGAACTGAAACCCAAATTTCAAGAACACATAATTAAAGCACCAAAACCACTGGAAACAATTAAAAGACCGAG CCCAGATGAGCCAATGACAAATTTGCAGCTGAAAGTATCAGCTTCCTTGAAGCAAGCACTAGATAAGCTGAAACTGTCATCAGAAAACGAAGAGAAAAAAG AGGAGGAGAGTGATGAAATCAAGATTGGGACAGCATGTAAAAATGCAGGCTGTTCAAAA acaTACCAAGGACTGCACAGCACTGAAGATGTGTGTATATACCATTCTGGTGTACCTATATTCCACGAAGG GATGAAGTATTGGAGCTGCTGTAAAAGGAAAACGTCTGACTTCAATACATTTTTAGCTCAAGAAGGCTGCACAACAGGAACACACGTATGGACTAAAAAGGATGCA GGAAAGAAGGTAGTTCCGTGCAGGCATGATTGGCACCAGACTGGAGGAGAAGTTACTATTTCAATATATGCTAAAAATTCTGTTCCTGATCTGAGCTATGTAGAAGCAAATAGTACAATG ttaAATATTCATATTGTatttgaaggagaaaaggaatttCATCGCAATGTGAAATTATGGGGA GTAATTGATGTAAAGAGGAGTTATGTGAACATGACAGCTACAAAGATTGAAGTTACTATGAGAAAAGCAGAGCCTTTATTATGGGCAAGTCTTGAATTACCAGTATCcaacacagaacaaaagaaagagaattcAGATCAATAA